A DNA window from Bradyrhizobium barranii subsp. barranii contains the following coding sequences:
- a CDS encoding papain-like cysteine protease family protein: MGVEEISVIERTRIQLAPDFTMQHQCHINWCWAAVAYSISRYYDETSTFTQCRIADLELNRHDCCDFPCGTPGLEFDVTHSLGSPLNRVRCLAVLALDQRATRMEVQQEISAGRPICVRTVWSGDEDEEGPAHFVAIVGYLEDTDSLVIEDPLFGLTPEIQFDRFCSNYQDAKGVWTDTYFTKAPV, translated from the coding sequence ATGGGTGTGGAAGAAATTTCCGTCATCGAAAGGACACGGATTCAGTTGGCGCCAGATTTCACGATGCAACATCAGTGTCACATCAATTGGTGCTGGGCAGCCGTCGCTTACAGCATCTCGCGCTATTACGACGAGACCAGTACTTTCACGCAGTGCCGCATCGCCGACCTTGAATTGAACCGGCATGATTGCTGTGATTTCCCTTGCGGCACGCCGGGCCTGGAATTCGATGTGACGCATTCTCTCGGATCACCGCTCAACCGAGTCCGCTGTCTCGCCGTGTTGGCCCTCGACCAACGAGCGACACGAATGGAGGTGCAGCAGGAGATCAGTGCAGGGCGCCCCATTTGTGTTCGCACGGTCTGGTCGGGAGACGAAGATGAGGAGGGACCGGCGCACTTCGTCGCGATCGTCGGATATCTGGAGGATACCGACAGCCTGGTCATTGAGGATCCCCTTTTCGGCCTAACACCGGAGATCCAGTTTGATCGATTTTGCTCAAACTATCAGGACGCCAAAGGTGTCTGGACGGACACTTACTTCACCAAGGCCCCGGTCTAG
- a CDS encoding adenylate/guanylate cyclase domain-containing protein gives MKSEPTSDPPSSPNTANDSGARLVGAAEQDFNSQVGKILEFERPFRAVLVADVVSYTRLMEAAEVETHSRYRALRVSVIDPALIGRRGEIVKNTGDGFVAVFESPLDALRCASELQREVTGLETLQPPERRIAFRIGVHWEPVIFDLNDVYGHGVNIAARLQSVAPAGGVVVSSALLRVVADLSEFKFDDLGELHLKNLSRPVHAFLLLSPGVDRRTVIGASTKSSRRTKLPSIAVLPFANSSSEVDDSYFAEGFVEDIIVSLSNIQELLVVSRGSTMPFRQREIDPVEIGEKLGVRYYVSGHVRRSGKRFRFSVELVDVATGSVVWAEKYDTDLADVFEVQDEIAIGVVEKIAAYVRRAEIKRALRKPPKSLNAYDYLLRALELLYKFDFASFSRAKGLLEKASEEDPEYAAPYAFAAKWHNFKIAEGWSSDFDADSADVIRLSNCAIERDPQNALALAIQGHGKSMFFRDYDSGLDLCERALAISPSNSWAWVFGSGTPGFIGDASTGIARAERAIRLSPLGQQAFFNFCLLGQNHYLNGTFDDAIRWSKKSLTLSPRFGNAARVLAASLVAVGRLEEARQVSQHHKNILPGFRVSDYARRCPFKEPQGSLYVERLGAAGLPD, from the coding sequence ATGAAGTCGGAGCCTACGAGCGACCCCCCGTCGTCGCCGAACACCGCCAACGACAGTGGTGCGAGGTTGGTTGGTGCTGCCGAACAGGACTTTAATTCCCAAGTAGGTAAGATCCTCGAATTCGAAAGACCTTTCCGCGCCGTCCTCGTGGCGGACGTCGTCAGCTATACCAGACTTATGGAAGCTGCTGAGGTCGAGACGCATAGTCGCTATCGGGCTCTTCGCGTGAGCGTCATCGATCCTGCTTTGATCGGTCGACGAGGCGAGATTGTGAAGAACACCGGCGACGGCTTCGTCGCGGTGTTCGAGAGCCCGCTCGATGCCCTTCGCTGTGCCTCCGAGTTGCAGCGTGAAGTCACCGGGCTTGAAACCTTGCAACCTCCCGAGCGCCGCATAGCCTTTCGCATCGGCGTCCATTGGGAGCCTGTCATCTTTGATCTGAACGATGTCTACGGCCATGGCGTCAATATCGCAGCACGCTTGCAATCTGTCGCTCCCGCGGGCGGCGTTGTGGTGTCGTCGGCCCTTTTGCGAGTAGTCGCCGATCTGAGCGAATTCAAGTTTGACGACCTGGGTGAGCTTCATCTCAAGAACCTGTCGCGGCCGGTTCATGCCTTTCTCCTGCTCTCGCCGGGAGTGGACCGCCGCACGGTGATCGGCGCTTCCACCAAATCCTCGAGACGAACCAAACTGCCCTCGATCGCCGTTCTTCCGTTTGCGAACAGCTCTTCGGAGGTCGACGACAGCTATTTTGCCGAAGGCTTCGTCGAAGACATCATTGTCAGCCTGAGTAATATTCAGGAGCTCCTGGTGGTGTCTCGCGGGTCGACGATGCCGTTTCGTCAGCGCGAGATCGATCCCGTCGAAATCGGCGAGAAGCTTGGCGTTCGCTATTACGTCAGCGGTCACGTTCGTCGATCGGGCAAGCGATTCCGGTTTTCGGTCGAGTTGGTCGATGTTGCGACTGGCTCCGTGGTGTGGGCCGAGAAATACGACACGGACCTTGCGGACGTTTTCGAAGTCCAGGACGAGATCGCCATTGGTGTCGTTGAGAAGATCGCCGCCTATGTGCGTCGCGCAGAGATCAAGCGGGCGCTGCGAAAGCCGCCGAAGAGCCTCAATGCGTATGACTATCTCCTGCGGGCGCTTGAGCTGCTCTACAAATTCGATTTCGCGAGCTTCTCGCGCGCCAAAGGGCTGCTCGAGAAAGCCAGCGAGGAAGACCCCGAATACGCGGCGCCGTACGCGTTCGCTGCGAAGTGGCACAATTTCAAGATCGCGGAGGGGTGGTCGTCGGATTTCGATGCGGATTCGGCCGACGTGATCCGACTGTCCAATTGTGCCATCGAAAGAGACCCGCAAAATGCTCTCGCGCTCGCGATACAGGGGCACGGCAAGAGCATGTTCTTTCGTGACTACGACAGCGGATTGGACCTGTGTGAGCGGGCTCTTGCCATATCCCCCAGCAATTCGTGGGCATGGGTGTTCGGGAGCGGGACCCCCGGGTTCATCGGCGATGCTTCAACCGGAATCGCCCGTGCGGAGCGCGCCATCCGGCTTTCACCACTTGGCCAACAGGCCTTTTTCAATTTCTGCCTGCTCGGCCAAAATCATTATCTGAACGGAACGTTTGACGATGCCATTCGCTGGTCGAAGAAGTCTTTGACCCTCAGCCCGCGTTTTGGAAACGCCGCGCGCGTCCTCGCCGCAAGCCTCGTCGCGGTTGGTCGCCTGGAGGAAGCGCGGCAGGTTTCGCAGCACCATAAGAACATCCTGCCCGGCTTCAGGGTATCGGACTATGCGCGCCGTTGTCCGTTCAAGGAGCCCCAGGGGTCTTTGTATGTCGAGCGATTAGGAGCAGCTGGGTTGCCGGATTGA
- a CDS encoding phosphatase PAP2 family protein, whose product MPGVAGGGGGGGGGGGGGGGGGGGGGGGGNGAVSGGYVGGGIPPRPFPIFESFVGVLPGSLNYGATFPLSAWRPDFFAQIALLEFAKTDWQTITVAGPPTDHDVIFGEIDELLGASMDRRKRLADEIVDQDVRLVGYFAQVLMLSPSAHPNTIKILEMADHVGLMVAVYYKLRFNRGRPQQVCPALFPMVASPWHASYPSGHSLESHLMALALGEIIPGAKSALRALAARIGKNREIAGVHYPSDTAAGKAIAEAVFPYLQQCSTFHAVTEAAKQEH is encoded by the coding sequence ATGCCTGGTGTTGCAGGAGGAGGCGGTGGTGGTGGCGGTGGTGGTGGCGGCGGCGGAGGCGGCGGCGGCGGCGGCGGTGGTGGCGGAAACGGCGCAGTCAGCGGCGGTTACGTTGGTGGTGGAATTCCCCCGCGTCCTTTCCCGATCTTCGAGAGTTTCGTCGGAGTCCTGCCCGGTAGCTTGAATTACGGGGCGACATTCCCGCTGTCTGCCTGGCGCCCTGACTTTTTTGCCCAGATCGCATTGCTCGAATTTGCCAAGACCGATTGGCAAACCATCACTGTCGCCGGCCCGCCAACGGATCACGATGTGATTTTCGGCGAGATCGATGAACTGCTTGGGGCGTCGATGGATCGTCGCAAGAGGTTGGCAGATGAGATCGTCGATCAGGACGTGAGGCTTGTCGGCTATTTTGCGCAGGTCCTCATGCTTTCGCCGTCTGCGCATCCAAATACGATCAAGATTCTGGAGATGGCCGATCATGTTGGGCTGATGGTCGCCGTCTACTACAAGCTCAGGTTCAATCGCGGGCGGCCGCAACAGGTGTGTCCGGCGCTTTTCCCAATGGTCGCGTCGCCCTGGCACGCCTCCTATCCGAGCGGACATTCGCTGGAGAGTCATCTGATGGCACTGGCGCTGGGAGAGATTATCCCCGGTGCCAAGAGTGCACTGAGGGCGCTGGCCGCGCGGATCGGGAAGAATCGCGAGATCGCTGGCGTCCACTACCCGAGTGACACGGCTGCCGGGAAGGCCATTGCTGAAGCCGTGTTTCCGTACCTCCAGCAATGCAGCACCTTCCATGCGGTGACCGAGGCGGCAAAACAAGAGCATTAG